The following proteins are co-located in the Escherichia fergusonii ATCC 35469 genome:
- the cadA gene encoding lysine decarboxylase CadA, which translates to MNVIAILNHMGVYFKEEPIRELHRALERLNFQIVYPNDRDDLLKLIENNARLCGVIFDWDKYNLELCEEISKMNENLPLYAFANTYSTLDVSLNDLRLQISFFEYALGAADDIANKIKQTTDEYINTILPPLTKALFKYVREGKYTFCTPGHMGGTAFQKSPVGSLFYDFFGPNTMKSDISISVSELGSLLDHSGPHKEAEQYIARVFNADRSYMVTNGTSTANKIVGMYSAPAGSTILIDRNCHKSLTHLMMMSDVTPIYFRPTRNAYGILGGIPQSEFQHATIAKRVKETPNATWPVHAVITNSTYDGLLYNTDFIKKTLDVKSIHFDSAWVPYTNFSPIYEGKCGMSGGRVEGKVIYETQSTHKLLAAFSQASMIHVKGDVNEETFNEAYMMHTTTSPHYGIVASTETAAAMMKGNAGKRLIDGSIERAIKFRKEIKRLRTESDGWFFDVWQPDHIDTTECWPLRSDSSWHGFKNIDNEHMYLDPIKVTLLTPGMEKDGTMSDFGIPASIVAKYLDEHGIIVEKTGPYNLLFLFSIGIDKTKALSLLRALTDFKRAFDLNLRVKNMLPSLYREDPEFYENMRIQELAQNIHKLIVHHNLPDLMYRAFEVLPTMVMTPYAAFQKELHGMTEEVYIDEMVGRVNANMILPYPPGVPLVMPGEMITEESRPVLEFLQMLCEIGAHYPGFETDIHGAYRQADGRYTVKVLKEENKK; encoded by the coding sequence ATGAACGTTATTGCAATATTGAATCACATGGGGGTTTACTTTAAAGAAGAACCCATCCGTGAACTTCATCGTGCGCTTGAGCGTCTGAACTTCCAGATTGTTTACCCGAATGACCGTGACGACTTATTAAAACTGATCGAAAACAATGCGCGTCTGTGCGGCGTTATTTTTGACTGGGATAAATATAATCTCGAGTTGTGCGAAGAAATTAGCAAAATGAACGAGAACTTACCGTTGTACGCGTTCGCTAATACGTATTCCACACTCGATGTAAGCCTGAACGATCTGCGTTTACAGATTAGCTTCTTTGAATATGCGCTGGGTGCTGCTGATGATATTGCTAATAAGATCAAGCAGACCACAGACGAATATATCAACACTATTCTGCCTCCACTGACTAAAGCGCTGTTTAAATATGTACGTGAAGGTAAATATACTTTCTGTACTCCTGGCCACATGGGCGGTACTGCATTCCAGAAAAGCCCGGTAGGTAGCCTGTTCTATGATTTCTTTGGTCCGAACACCATGAAATCTGATATTTCCATTTCAGTATCTGAACTGGGTTCTCTGCTGGATCACAGCGGTCCACACAAAGAAGCAGAACAGTATATCGCTCGCGTCTTTAACGCAGACCGCAGCTACATGGTGACTAACGGTACTTCCACTGCGAACAAAATTGTCGGTATGTACTCTGCTCCGGCAGGCAGCACCATTCTGATTGACCGTAACTGCCACAAATCGTTGACCCATCTGATGATGATGAGCGATGTTACGCCAATCTATTTCCGCCCGACCCGTAACGCTTACGGTATTCTTGGTGGTATCCCACAGAGTGAATTCCAGCACGCTACCATTGCTAAGCGCGTGAAAGAAACACCAAACGCGACCTGGCCGGTACATGCCGTAATTACTAACTCTACCTATGATGGTCTGCTGTACAACACCGACTTCATCAAGAAAACTCTGGATGTGAAATCCATCCACTTTGACTCCGCGTGGGTGCCTTACACCAACTTCTCACCGATTTACGAAGGTAAATGCGGTATGAGCGGTGGCCGTGTAGAAGGGAAAGTGATTTACGAAACCCAGTCCACTCACAAACTGCTGGCGGCGTTCTCTCAGGCTTCCATGATCCACGTTAAAGGTGATGTAAACGAAGAAACCTTTAACGAAGCCTACATGATGCACACCACCACTTCTCCGCACTACGGTATCGTGGCTTCCACTGAAACCGCGGCGGCGATGATGAAAGGTAATGCAGGTAAACGTCTGATCGACGGTTCCATTGAACGTGCGATCAAGTTCCGTAAAGAGATCAAACGTCTGAGAACGGAATCTGATGGCTGGTTCTTTGATGTATGGCAGCCGGATCATATCGATACCACTGAATGCTGGCCGCTGCGTTCTGACAGCTCCTGGCACGGCTTCAAAAACATCGATAACGAGCATATGTATCTTGACCCGATCAAAGTCACTCTGCTGACTCCGGGGATGGAAAAAGACGGCACCATGAGCGACTTCGGTATTCCGGCCAGCATCGTGGCGAAATACCTCGACGAACATGGCATCATTGTTGAGAAAACCGGTCCGTATAACCTGCTGTTCCTGTTCAGCATCGGTATCGATAAGACCAAAGCACTGAGCCTGCTGCGTGCTCTGACTGACTTCAAACGTGCGTTCGACCTGAACCTGCGTGTGAAAAACATGCTGCCGTCTCTGTATCGTGAAGATCCTGAATTCTATGAAAACATGCGTATTCAGGAACTGGCTCAGAATATCCACAAACTGATTGTTCACCACAATCTGCCGGATCTGATGTATCGCGCATTTGAAGTCCTGCCGACTATGGTAATGACCCCGTATGCTGCGTTCCAGAAAGAGCTGCACGGTATGACCGAAGAAGTTTACATCGACGAAATGGTAGGTCGTGTTAACGCCAACATGATCCTTCCGTATCCGCCGGGAGTTCCTCTGGTAATGCCGGGTGAAATGATCACCGAAGAAAGCCGTCCGGTTCTGGAGTTCCTGCAGATGCTGTGTGAAATCGGCGCTCACTATCCGGGCTTTGAAACCGATATTCACGGTGCATACCGTCAGGCTGATGGTCGCTATACCGTTAAGGTATTGAAAGAAGAAAACAAAAAATAA
- the cadB gene encoding cadaverine/lysine antiporter has translation MSSAKKIGLFACTGVVAGNMMGSGIALLPANLASIGGIAIWGWIISIIGAMSLAYVYARLATKNPQQGGPIAYAGEISPAFGFQTGVLYYHANWIGNLAIGITAVSYLSTFFPVLNDPVPAGIACIAIVWVFTFVNMLGGTWVSRLTTIGLVLVLIPVVMTAIVGWHWFDSATYAANWNTAQTTDGHAIIKSILLCLWAFVGVESAAVSTGMVKNPKRTVPLATMLGTGLAGIVYIAATQVLSGMYPSSVMAGSGAPFAISASTILGNWAAPMVSAFTAFACLTSLGSWMMLVGQAGVRAANDGNFPKVYGEVDSNGIPKKGLLLAAVKMTALMILITLMNSAGGKASDLFGELTGIAVLLTMLPYFYSCVDLIRFEGVNIRNFASLICSVLGCVFCFIALMGASSFELAGTFIVSLIILMFYARKMHERQSHSMDNHTASNAH, from the coding sequence ATGAGTTCTGCCAAGAAGATCGGGCTATTTGCCTGTACCGGTGTGGTTGCCGGTAATATGATGGGGAGCGGTATTGCATTATTACCTGCGAACCTCGCAAGTATCGGTGGTATTGCTATCTGGGGTTGGATTATCTCTATTATTGGTGCAATGTCGCTGGCTTATGTATATGCCCGACTGGCAACCAAAAACCCGCAGCAAGGTGGCCCAATTGCTTATGCCGGGGAAATTTCTCCTGCATTTGGTTTCCAGACGGGTGTTCTTTATTACCATGCTAACTGGATTGGTAACCTGGCGATTGGTATTACCGCCGTGTCTTATCTTTCCACCTTCTTCCCGGTATTAAATGACCCGGTTCCGGCAGGTATTGCCTGTATTGCCATTGTTTGGGTATTTACCTTTGTAAATATGCTCGGTGGTACCTGGGTAAGCCGTTTAACCACAATTGGTCTGGTACTGGTTCTTATTCCGGTAGTAATGACCGCTATTGTCGGCTGGCACTGGTTTGATTCTGCTACTTATGCAGCTAACTGGAATACTGCACAAACCACTGATGGTCATGCGATCATTAAAAGTATTCTGCTCTGCCTGTGGGCCTTCGTGGGTGTTGAATCCGCAGCGGTAAGTACTGGTATGGTTAAAAACCCGAAACGTACTGTTCCGCTGGCAACCATGTTGGGTACTGGTTTAGCAGGTATTGTTTACATCGCTGCGACTCAGGTGCTTTCCGGTATGTATCCGTCTTCTGTAATGGCAGGCTCCGGTGCTCCGTTTGCAATCAGTGCTTCTACTATCCTGGGTAACTGGGCTGCGCCGATGGTTTCTGCATTCACCGCGTTTGCGTGCCTGACTTCTCTGGGCTCCTGGATGATGCTGGTAGGTCAGGCAGGTGTGCGTGCCGCTAACGACGGTAACTTCCCGAAAGTTTATGGTGAAGTCGACAGCAACGGTATTCCGAAAAAAGGTCTGCTGCTGGCTGCAGTGAAAATGACTGCCCTGATGATCCTTATCACTCTGATGAACTCTGCTGGTGGTAAAGCATCTGACCTGTTCGGTGAACTGACCGGTATCGCAGTACTGCTGACTATGCTGCCGTACTTCTACTCTTGCGTTGACCTGATTCGCTTCGAAGGCGTTAACATCCGCAACTTTGCCAGCCTGATCTGCTCTGTACTGGGTTGCGTGTTCTGCTTCATCGCGCTGATGGGGGCAAGCTCCTTCGAACTGGCTGGTACCTTCATCGTCAGCCTGATTATCCTGATGTTCTACGCTCGCAAAATGCATGAGCGCCAGAGCCACTCAATGGATAACCACACAGCGTCTAACGCCCATTAA
- the cadC gene encoding lysine decarboxylation/transport transcriptional activator CadC, which yields MQQPVVRVGEWLVTPSINQISRNGRQLTLEPRLIDLLVFFARHSGEVLSRDELIDNVWTRSVVTNHVVTQSISELRKSLKDGDENSPVYIATVPKRGYKLMVPVIWCTEEESEEIMSASPPALPETIPDSASPPAIAETTTPPPQTTTVKRKRFTTFWVWCFFLLALGTCVALVALSSFETRLPVSKSRILLNPRDIDIHLVNKSPCNNWTSQRSYAVGLGSLVTTSLNTFSTFMVHDKTNYNIDEPSSSGKTLTIEFVNQRHYRAQQCFMSVKLVDNADGSTMLDKRYFITNDNQLSIQNDLLASLSKALNQPWPQRMQEMFQQFQPRRGALLTSFYQAHDYLMRGDVESLSRASELLGEILEEAPDFIYVRAEKALVDVLRHSQHPLDEKQLAALYEEVDKVGAMPGMNDMSIFYQIKTVSALGSGKIDEAYQAINTGIELEMSWLNYVLLGKVYEMKGMNREAADAYLTAFNLRPGENTLYWIENGVFQTSVSHVVPYLDNFLASE from the coding sequence ATGCAACAACCTGTAGTTCGCGTTGGGGAATGGCTTGTTACTCCGTCGATAAACCAAATAAGTCGCAATGGACGTCAGCTTACCCTGGAGCCTCGGTTAATCGATCTTTTGGTTTTCTTTGCTCGCCATAGTGGAGAAGTACTTAGCAGAGATGAACTTATCGATAATGTCTGGACGAGAAGTGTCGTTACCAATCATGTCGTGACGCAGAGTATTTCAGAGCTGCGTAAATCGCTTAAAGATGGTGATGAAAATAGCCCTGTCTATATCGCTACTGTACCGAAGCGCGGTTATAAATTAATGGTGCCGGTTATCTGGTGTACAGAGGAGGAGAGCGAAGAAATAATGTCGGCGTCACCTCCCGCACTACCAGAGACAATACCTGATTCCGCTTCGCCTCCTGCCATTGCTGAAACCACGACACCGCCACCTCAGACAACCACAGTTAAACGCAAACGATTCACTACCTTTTGGGTATGGTGTTTCTTTCTTCTTGCCCTGGGAACTTGCGTGGCGCTGGTGGCATTGTCGAGTTTTGAAACACGTCTTCCTGTTAGTAAATCGCGTATTTTGCTCAACCCACGCGATATAGATATCCATTTGGTGAATAAGAGTCCATGTAACAACTGGACTTCACAACGCTCTTACGCGGTAGGGCTGGGTAGCCTGGTAACAACCTCGCTTAACACCTTCTCCACCTTTATGGTGCATGACAAAACGAACTACAACATTGATGAACCGAGCAGTTCCGGTAAGACGCTGACCATTGAGTTTGTTAATCAGCGTCATTACCGCGCGCAACAATGCTTTATGTCGGTAAAACTGGTGGACAATGCTGATGGCTCAACCATGCTGGATAAACGCTACTTCATTACTAACGATAATCAGTTATCGATTCAGAATGATTTACTGGCGAGCTTGTCAAAGGCATTGAATCAACCGTGGCCACAACGAATGCAAGAGATGTTTCAACAATTTCAACCTCGCCGCGGGGCATTATTAACCAGTTTTTACCAGGCGCATGATTATTTAATGCGGGGTGATGTCGAATCATTGAGTCGAGCCAGTGAATTGTTAGGTGAGATTCTTGAGGAAGCTCCAGATTTTATCTACGTGCGGGCAGAGAAAGCATTGGTTGATGTATTACGCCATTCTCAGCATCCTTTAGACGAAAAACAATTAGCGGCTCTGTATGAGGAAGTTGATAAAGTAGGAGCGATGCCTGGCATGAATGATATGTCTATTTTCTATCAAATTAAAACAGTCAGTGCTTTGGGAAGCGGGAAAATAGATGAAGCGTATCAGGCGATCAATACCGGCATTGAACTTGAAATGTCGTGGTTAAATTATGTATTGCTGGGCAAGGTTTATGAAATGAAAGGCATGAACCGTGAAGCCGCTGATGCATATCTGACAGCATTTAATTTACGCCCTGGTGAAAATACACTTTACTGGATTGAAAACGGCGTATTTCAGACTTCTGTCTCTCATGTTGTTCCTTATCTCGATAATTTCCTCGCTTCAGAATAA
- a CDS encoding GGDEF domain-containing protein, protein MKKEYVRIGSTVIFSLILGFAFILANSWFFQHPVEWGVPQSTYLIVMIALFFIDTIAFIFMQLYFIYNRQEFSNCILSLAFLSCLIYFVQTVITVQQPVDSHADISIITNDVAIYYLFRQINLCLLIVLALICKVFENRKQRANRLKKTMLIISLTCLFIVPFVSHVVSSHHEILSLDLVEYVSAYKKVDLDTIHITVIIVMWLALLLANLYYNRFRYDIWNGVSVIAFSAVLYNMAILFSSGNSAFVWYVSRSVEIFSKLTVMSIFMCHIFHALRVTKDIAHRDPLTNIFNRSHFFNELKGQVNSGDNKPFCVMIMDIDHFKSVNDTWGHPEGDKVIKAVVDIIGKSIRPDDVLARVGGEEFGVMLTHLERKEGEELAERIRKNVEQLTDNNPQYAIAQKVTISIGVVVTQGDVLHPNDIYRLADNALYNAKATGRNKVIVTDGRLPDAYA, encoded by the coding sequence ATGAAAAAGGAATACGTCAGGATAGGCAGCACGGTTATATTCAGCTTAATATTGGGCTTTGCTTTTATTTTAGCTAATAGCTGGTTTTTTCAACACCCCGTAGAATGGGGAGTGCCACAATCGACTTATTTGATTGTTATGATTGCTCTGTTCTTTATTGATACCATTGCATTTATTTTTATGCAGTTGTATTTCATCTATAATAGACAGGAGTTTTCAAACTGTATTCTTAGTCTGGCTTTCTTAAGCTGCCTTATCTATTTTGTCCAGACGGTTATTACTGTGCAACAACCAGTAGATAGTCATGCCGACATATCCATTATCACCAATGATGTTGCTATTTACTATCTTTTTCGTCAGATTAATTTATGTTTACTAATTGTATTGGCATTGATTTGCAAAGTTTTTGAAAATCGAAAGCAACGTGCTAATAGATTGAAAAAAACAATGTTAATCATTAGCTTGACATGTTTATTTATTGTGCCGTTTGTTTCGCATGTAGTCAGTAGCCATCATGAAATATTGAGTCTGGACCTCGTTGAATATGTCAGTGCGTATAAGAAAGTTGATCTGGATACTATTCATATTACAGTGATTATTGTTATGTGGTTAGCCTTGCTTTTGGCAAATTTATATTATAATCGTTTTAGATATGATATCTGGAATGGGGTGTCAGTTATTGCTTTTTCAGCAGTGTTATACAATATGGCAATTTTGTTTTCGAGCGGAAACAGTGCTTTTGTTTGGTATGTCAGTCGTTCAGTTGAGATTTTTAGTAAACTCACGGTAATGTCGATTTTTATGTGTCATATTTTTCATGCCTTGAGAGTAACCAAAGATATCGCCCACCGGGATCCATTAACCAATATCTTTAACCGCAGCCATTTTTTCAATGAACTGAAAGGTCAGGTCAATTCTGGTGATAATAAACCGTTTTGCGTCATGATTATGGATATTGACCATTTCAAAAGCGTTAATGACACGTGGGGGCACCCGGAAGGAGATAAAGTGATTAAGGCCGTAGTGGATATTATCGGTAAAAGTATCCGCCCGGACGATGTGTTAGCCCGTGTTGGCGGCGAAGAGTTTGGCGTTATGCTGACTCATCTTGAGCGTAAAGAAGGTGAAGAATTAGCTGAGAGAATACGCAAAAATGTTGAGCAATTAACAGACAACAATCCGCAGTATGCAATAGCACAAAAAGTGACGATCAGTATTGGCGTAGTGGTGACGCAAGGAGATGTGCTTCATCCCAATGATATTTACCGGCTGGCCGATAATGCCTTGTATAATGCTAAAGCAACCGGAAGAAATAAAGTCATCGTGACAGATGGCCGCCTGCCTGATGCTTACGCATAA
- the pgaA gene encoding poly-beta-1,6 N-acetyl-D-glucosamine export porin PgaA, with protein sequence MYSNTSKRRTRAIFALNFFTATLLTLSPTAISATTSQYDALIIEARKGNTQPALSWFADNTDLNSTQIADWLQIASWAGQDQKVIAIYNRFGHQPLPARGYAPVAMAYRNLQQWQKSLQLWQLAVSKAPQNTDYRRGQILTLADAGQFDIALNKLEQLQREAPDKTNTLVAAYIYKLAGRHQDELLAITETLSAPSSSNNLAQEYAQALRNNQLSAAINDASLTPDILADIHAELVRLSFMPTRSESERYAIADRALEQYTALEILWKDNPDRTLQYQRIQIDHLGALLTRDRYKDVIAYYQQLKQAGQTVPSWAQYWVASAYLRDHQPQKAQAMMSDLFYHQEVLASTLSEEERADLFYSHLESENYASALAVTRHTLNNTPAWRRVMGSPVTLPNDSWLQGYSFLSSVAQYGNDLPQAEKITRNLATNAPGNQGLRIDYASVLQARGWPHAAETELKKAEVLEPRNIYLEVEQAWNALTLQEWQQATVLTDDVVARNPQDPGVVRLKRAVEVHNLAELRIAGASGLDAEGPDSGKHDVNFTSVIYSPPVNDNWRGFAGFGYADGQFSEGKGIVRDWLAGVEWRSRDLWLEAEYAGRYFNHEHKPGARLSGWYDFNDNWRVGSELQRLSHRVPLRAMKNGITGNSAQAYVRWYQHERRQYSLSWAFTDFSDNNQRHEAAIEGSERIWSSANLIIDFQPTVYYQQNTETDTPYFNPRKTIDIVPAFEASHLLWRNYENSWQQIFSAGVGASWQKDYGTDVITQLGYGQRISWNDVIDAGATLRYEKRPYDGDREHNLYVEFDMTFKF encoded by the coding sequence ATGTATTCAAACACCAGTAAAAGGCGCACCCGTGCAATCTTTGCCTTAAATTTTTTTACCGCAACGCTGTTAACACTCAGTCCCACGGCTATATCCGCTACTACCAGCCAGTATGATGCATTGATCATTGAAGCTCGTAAGGGAAATACCCAACCAGCATTAAGCTGGTTTGCAGATAATACCGATCTCAATAGCACTCAGATTGCGGACTGGTTGCAGATTGCCTCCTGGGCCGGTCAGGACCAGAAGGTTATTGCCATTTATAACCGCTTTGGTCATCAACCATTACCTGCTCGTGGTTATGCCCCTGTTGCAATGGCATATCGCAATTTACAACAGTGGCAGAAGTCGCTTCAGCTCTGGCAACTGGCGGTGTCAAAAGCGCCACAAAATACCGATTATCGTCGTGGGCAAATTCTCACCCTGGCCGATGCAGGCCAGTTCGATATCGCGCTTAATAAGCTCGAACAGTTGCAACGTGAAGCACCAGACAAAACTAACACACTGGTTGCAGCGTATATCTACAAGCTGGCAGGTCGCCACCAGGATGAACTACTGGCAATTACTGAAACCTTATCGGCGCCATCATCGTCCAACAATCTTGCGCAGGAATACGCCCAGGCGTTACGTAATAATCAGCTGTCCGCCGCAATTAATGACGCCAGTTTAACCCCGGATATTCTCGCGGATATTCATGCGGAACTGGTCAGGCTCTCATTTATGCCAACCAGAAGTGAAAGTGAACGCTACGCTATTGCCGATCGTGCACTGGAACAATACACCGCTTTAGAGATCCTCTGGAAAGATAACCCGGATCGTACCCTGCAATATCAACGCATTCAGATAGATCATCTCGGGGCATTATTAACCCGCGATCGTTATAAAGACGTCATTGCATACTATCAGCAATTAAAACAAGCGGGTCAAACCGTACCGTCCTGGGCGCAATATTGGGTGGCATCGGCCTATCTCAGAGATCACCAACCACAAAAAGCTCAGGCCATGATGTCTGATCTTTTTTACCATCAGGAAGTTCTGGCCAGCACTTTATCGGAAGAAGAACGTGCGGATCTTTTTTATAGCCATCTTGAGAGTGAAAATTACGCCAGTGCATTGGCTGTTACCCGCCATACGCTTAACAACACACCCGCCTGGCGTCGGGTAATGGGCTCACCGGTAACTTTGCCAAATGACAGCTGGTTGCAGGGATATTCGTTTCTCTCTTCCGTGGCGCAATATGGCAATGATCTTCCTCAGGCGGAAAAAATAACCCGCAACCTGGCAACCAATGCGCCTGGAAATCAGGGCTTACGCATCGATTATGCCAGCGTATTACAGGCGCGTGGCTGGCCGCATGCGGCAGAAACGGAATTAAAAAAAGCCGAGGTGCTCGAACCGCGTAATATTTATCTGGAGGTTGAGCAAGCCTGGAATGCCTTAACATTACAAGAATGGCAACAGGCTACGGTATTAACTGACGATGTGGTGGCCCGTAATCCGCAAGATCCTGGCGTGGTACGTTTAAAACGCGCCGTTGAGGTACATAATCTTGCTGAACTGCGTATTGCGGGCGCCTCAGGTCTGGATGCTGAAGGCCCGGACAGTGGCAAACATGATGTTAATTTTACCAGCGTCATTTACTCACCTCCGGTGAATGATAATTGGCGCGGTTTTGCCGGTTTCGGCTATGCCGATGGGCAATTTAGCGAAGGAAAAGGCATTGTCCGCGACTGGCTGGCGGGGGTTGAATGGCGTTCACGTGATCTCTGGCTGGAAGCAGAATACGCCGGACGCTATTTCAATCATGAACATAAACCCGGCGCAAGATTATCAGGCTGGTACGATTTCAACGACAACTGGCGTGTCGGCTCAGAGCTGCAACGCCTCTCCCATCGTGTACCGTTGCGGGCAATGAAAAATGGCATTACCGGCAATAGCGCACAAGCATATGTACGCTGGTATCAACATGAGCGCCGCCAGTACAGCCTCTCCTGGGCATTTACTGATTTTTCCGACAATAACCAGCGGCACGAAGCGGCAATAGAAGGATCAGAACGTATCTGGTCTTCGGCAAATTTAATTATCGATTTCCAGCCAACTGTCTATTACCAACAGAATACGGAAACAGATACCCCTTACTTTAACCCGCGAAAAACGATCGATATTGTTCCGGCTTTTGAGGCCAGTCATTTGCTCTGGCGTAATTATGAAAATAGCTGGCAACAAATATTCAGTGCTGGTGTGGGCGCGTCCTGGCAAAAAGATTATGGCACGGATGTGATTACGCAACTCGGCTATGGGCAACGTATTAGCTGGAATGACGTCATTGATGCCGGAGCAACCTTACGCTATGAGAAACGACCTTACGACGGCGACAGAGAACATAACTTATATGTTGAATTTGATATGACATTCAAATTTTAA
- the pgaB gene encoding poly-beta-1,6-N-acetyl-D-glucosamine N-deacetylase PgaB: MLRKGKRSLFMLVSIFMLSACLSQQKNEFTPPQQRESLQAEQPWPRNGFVAISWHNVEDEAADQRFMSVRTSALREQFAWLRENGYQPVSIAQIREAHRGGKPLPEKAVLLTFDDGYQSFYTRVYPLLKAFQWPALWAPVGSWIDTPPNQQVKFGDEMVARHYFATWQQVREIARSKLVEIASHTWNSHYGIEANPTGSQLPVFVNRMYLLNNGRYETEAEYRHRIRQDAIKMTAQLQKNAGVTAQVFVWPYGEANGIAIEELKKLGYDMFFTLESGLGNTSRLDSIPRVLIANNPSLKEFAQQIIRVQETSPERVMHIDLDYVYDADRQQQERNLDVLIQRVKDMQISSVYLQAFADPTGNGLVKEVWFPNRLLPMKADLFNRVAWQLRTRAGVAVYAWMPVLSWDLDPTLPRVEYLPTDKKTSQIHPSQYRRLSPFDDRVREQISTLYEDLAGHASFDGILFHDDAVLSDYEDASAPAIAAYKKAGFSTSIREIREDPEQFKRWTQFKRQALTDFTLALSAKVKAVRGPQIKTARNIFALPVMLSESEAWFAQNYADFLQSYDWTAIMAMPYMEGINEKSADKWLVQLVNHIKAIPQAKDKSVLELQTQDWKANGQHQAIQSQQIAHWMSLLQLNGVKNYGYYPDDFLRNQPEIKVIRPQFSTAWYPKND; the protein is encoded by the coding sequence ATGTTACGCAAAGGAAAAAGATCTCTCTTTATGCTGGTAAGCATTTTTATGCTTTCGGCATGTCTGAGCCAGCAAAAAAATGAATTCACGCCACCACAACAACGTGAATCATTACAGGCTGAGCAACCATGGCCGCGTAATGGTTTTGTGGCGATTTCATGGCATAACGTCGAAGACGAAGCTGCCGATCAGCGTTTTATGTCGGTGCGTACTTCTGCCCTGCGTGAACAATTCGCCTGGTTACGTGAGAACGGTTATCAACCTGTCAGCATTGCTCAAATTCGTGAGGCACATCGTGGTGGCAAACCGCTACCTGAAAAAGCGGTATTGCTGACTTTCGATGACGGTTACCAAAGTTTTTACACCCGTGTTTATCCACTCCTCAAAGCGTTCCAGTGGCCCGCATTATGGGCCCCGGTCGGCAGTTGGATCGATACACCACCTAATCAGCAAGTGAAATTTGGCGATGAAATGGTTGCCCGACACTATTTTGCCACCTGGCAACAAGTGCGTGAAATAGCACGTTCGAAACTGGTTGAAATAGCCTCCCACACCTGGAATTCTCACTACGGCATAGAGGCTAATCCCACCGGTAGCCAATTACCCGTTTTTGTTAATCGCATGTATTTATTAAATAATGGGCGGTATGAAACCGAAGCGGAATATCGCCACCGTATTCGTCAGGATGCAATAAAAATGACCGCGCAGTTGCAGAAGAATGCTGGCGTAACTGCCCAGGTCTTTGTCTGGCCCTATGGTGAAGCAAACGGTATTGCGATTGAGGAATTAAAAAAACTGGGCTATGACATGTTCTTTACGCTAGAGTCCGGGCTGGGAAACACTTCCCGGTTAGATTCCATTCCGCGTGTATTAATCGCCAATAATCCATCACTTAAAGAGTTTGCTCAGCAAATTATTCGTGTGCAGGAAACATCACCAGAGCGAGTTATGCACATCGATCTCGATTATGTCTACGATGCTGACCGCCAACAACAGGAGCGGAATCTCGATGTGTTGATTCAGCGGGTGAAAGATATGCAAATTTCCAGTGTGTACTTGCAGGCTTTTGCCGATCCGACAGGTAATGGTCTGGTTAAAGAGGTCTGGTTTCCTAATCGCCTGTTACCCATGAAAGCGGATTTATTTAACCGTGTTGCATGGCAATTAAGGACTCGTGCCGGAGTGGCCGTTTACGCCTGGATGCCGGTGCTGAGTTGGGATTTAGATCCTACATTACCCCGGGTGGAATATTTGCCCACTGATAAGAAAACATCACAAATTCATCCGTCGCAATACCGTCGTCTTTCTCCTTTTGATGACCGGGTACGTGAACAAATTAGCACCCTTTATGAAGATCTTGCAGGTCATGCGTCTTTTGACGGCATTTTGTTTCATGACGATGCCGTGTTGTCAGATTATGAAGATGCCAGTGCCCCTGCAATAGCCGCTTATAAGAAAGCAGGTTTTTCGACAAGTATTCGTGAAATCCGCGAGGATCCTGAGCAATTTAAACGCTGGACGCAATTTAAACGCCAGGCCTTAACAGACTTCACATTAGCGCTAAGTGCCAAAGTCAAAGCGGTTCGCGGTCCACAAATTAAGACTGCGCGAAATATTTTTGCCCTCCCCGTTATGCTCTCAGAAAGTGAAGCATGGTTTGCCCAAAACTATGCCGATTTTCTACAAAGTTATGACTGGACGGCAATCATGGCAATGCCCTATATGGAAGGCATTAATGAGAAATCTGCTGATAAGTGGCTGGTTCAACTGGTGAATCACATTAAAGCGATTCCACAGGCAAAAGATAAATCAGTTTTAGAATTACAGACACAAGACTGGAAAGCGAATGGTCAACATCAGGCTATTCAATCGCAACAAATCGCTCACTGGATGAGCCTTCTACAACTCAATGGAGTGAAAAACTATGGTTATTACCCTGATGATTTTCTGCGCAATCAGCCTGAAATAAAGGTCATTCGTCCTCAGTTCTCCACAGCCTGGTATCCAAAAAATGACTAA